In one window of Gossypium hirsutum isolate 1008001.06 chromosome A01, Gossypium_hirsutum_v2.1, whole genome shotgun sequence DNA:
- the LOC121230781 gene encoding uncharacterized protein gives MAGICRQNPILHLLRTTTQSPSNLHRVHGGSRWCCCSVSPENENKTRTPPLLRLVVSGVTELLRLFSSSAQGNRADYQLKTEDRDENSASDIDDVLRILKADYENSYFVTGGLLINFSLFC, from the exons ATGGCGGGAATTTGTCGTCAAAATCCGATTCTACATCTCCTCCGCACCACCACTCAATCACCGTCAAATTTACACAGAGTCCACGGCGGATCACGGTGGTGTTGCTGCTCAGTTTCACcggaaaatgaaaataaaactagAACGCCGCCGCTTTTAAGACTGGTAGTGAGTGGTGTTACTGAGTTGCTTAGGCTCTTTTCTTCTTCTGCCCAAGGCAACAG aGCTGATTACCAATTGAAGACTGAGGATAGAGATGAAAATTCAGCCTCCGATATTGATGATGTTTTAAGAATCCTTAAAGCTGATTATGAGAATTCTTACTTTGTTACAGGTGGACTTTtgattaatttttctttattttgctaA